A window of Brevibacterium ihuae contains these coding sequences:
- a CDS encoding DUF779 domain-containing protein, with translation MSADPAILESAPAITGETASRVALTPAAVDLLRELIAQHGDLMFHQSGGCCDGSTPMCFPTGEFLTSDADVLLGTFEVPLEDGRTSPLEFWMSAEQFEYWKHTKLTIDVVPGRGAGFSVESPTGKRFLIRSALME, from the coding sequence ATGAGTGCCGACCCCGCGATCCTGGAATCCGCCCCCGCCATCACCGGGGAGACCGCGTCCCGCGTGGCGCTCACCCCGGCCGCGGTCGACTTGCTCCGGGAGCTCATCGCTCAGCACGGGGACCTGATGTTCCATCAGTCGGGCGGCTGCTGCGACGGCTCGACGCCGATGTGCTTCCCCACCGGTGAGTTCCTCACCTCGGACGCCGACGTCCTGCTCGGCACCTTCGAGGTGCCGCTCGAGGACGGGCGGACGAGCCCGCTCGAGTTCTGGATGTCCGCCGAGCAGTTCGAGTACTGGAAGCACACGAAGCTCACCATCGACGTCGTCCCCGGTCGCGGTGCCGGCTTCAGCGTCGAGTCGCCCACCGGCAAGCGGTTCCTCATCCGGTCCGCGCTCATGGAGTGA
- a CDS encoding peroxidase-related enzyme (This protein belongs to a clade of uncharacterized proteins related to peroxidases such as the alkylhydroperoxidase AhpD.) — MSDDDVRYPPVELRDLPDDIREMIEAQAERAGFIPNVFLSLARRPAEFRAFFAYHAALMDKDTGSLTKADREMIVTATSAANDCLYCVVAHGALLRIYAKDPYIADAVAVNPRSANLPERQRVMIDFALKVCRTPGEIDESDFTALHAQGFDDEDIWDITAITGFYGLSNRMATVAGMRPNPEFHLLGRVPRS; from the coding sequence ATGAGCGACGACGACGTCCGATACCCGCCGGTCGAGCTGCGCGACCTGCCCGACGACATCCGCGAGATGATCGAGGCCCAGGCCGAGCGCGCCGGATTCATCCCGAACGTGTTCCTCTCCCTCGCGCGGAGGCCCGCCGAGTTCCGCGCGTTCTTCGCCTACCACGCGGCCCTCATGGACAAGGACACCGGTTCGCTGACGAAGGCGGACCGGGAGATGATCGTCACCGCTACCTCGGCGGCCAACGACTGCCTGTACTGCGTCGTCGCGCACGGGGCGCTGCTGCGGATCTATGCGAAGGATCCGTACATCGCCGACGCGGTGGCGGTGAACCCGCGCTCGGCGAACCTGCCGGAGCGTCAGCGGGTGATGATCGACTTCGCGCTCAAGGTGTGCCGGACCCCCGGCGAGATCGACGAGAGCGACTTCACCGCGCTCCACGCCCAGGGGTTCGACGACGAGGACATCTGGGACATCACGGCCATCACCGGGTTCTACGGTCTGTCCAACCGGATGGCGACGGTCGCCGGGATGCGCCCGAACCCGGAGTTCCACCTCCTGGGCCGCGTGCCCCGGAGCTGA
- a CDS encoding APC family permease: MTSPPPPPPDSSPDRSSQPPQPDCPSQPPQPAPRSSPAGAALSRSLGLGDAVVIGLGSMIGAGIFSALAPATAEAGAWVFLALGLAALVAYCNATASAQLAAQYPTSGGTYAYARAQISPGLGLVAGWGFVIGKTASTAAMALTFAAYAAGEAWQKPLAILALVAITTVNSLGITKTARMTRWIVAAVLAILAIVLVVITVSGEFSLGVMGSAAARLDDSGELAVPAGFDLFGVLQAAGILFFAFAGYARIATLGEEVRDPRRTIPLAIVTALAITAVLYAVVAVAVMGVLGPGQLAQSTAPLAEAVGRTPWAQVLVRIGAVLACLGALLGLAAGLGRTMFAMARDSRHFGFLAHVGERFRTPARAEFLVCAAAIVLVLLGDIRQAIGFSSFGVLVYYSITNITAFTQTGEHRRYPRALQVLGTLLCLLLAFTVSGRAVLVGAMLFVIITVVVLVLRSRSRED; encoded by the coding sequence GTGACCTCTCCGCCTCCGCCGCCGCCGGACTCCTCACCGGACCGCTCGTCGCAGCCTCCGCAGCCGGACTGCCCGTCGCAGCCCCCGCAACCGGCCCCGAGGTCGTCGCCGGCGGGCGCTGCGCTCTCGCGCTCGCTGGGGCTCGGCGATGCGGTGGTCATCGGGCTCGGCTCGATGATCGGCGCCGGCATCTTCTCCGCTCTCGCGCCGGCCACCGCCGAGGCGGGAGCCTGGGTGTTCCTCGCGCTCGGCCTCGCTGCCCTCGTCGCTTACTGCAACGCCACCGCCTCCGCGCAGCTCGCCGCCCAGTACCCGACCTCCGGCGGGACCTACGCCTACGCCCGAGCACAGATCAGCCCCGGGCTCGGCCTCGTCGCCGGCTGGGGGTTCGTCATCGGCAAGACCGCCTCGACCGCGGCGATGGCGCTGACCTTCGCCGCCTACGCCGCGGGGGAGGCCTGGCAGAAGCCGCTCGCGATCCTCGCGCTCGTCGCGATCACCACGGTCAACTCGCTCGGGATCACGAAGACGGCGCGGATGACGCGGTGGATCGTCGCGGCTGTCCTCGCGATCCTCGCCATCGTGCTCGTCGTCATCACCGTGAGCGGCGAGTTCTCCCTCGGGGTCATGGGTTCGGCAGCTGCGCGCCTCGACGACTCCGGTGAGCTCGCGGTGCCCGCCGGATTCGACCTGTTCGGTGTGCTCCAGGCCGCCGGCATCCTGTTCTTCGCCTTCGCCGGCTACGCGCGCATCGCCACCCTGGGGGAGGAGGTGCGCGACCCGCGGCGCACGATCCCGCTGGCCATCGTCACCGCTCTCGCCATCACCGCGGTCCTCTACGCGGTGGTCGCGGTCGCGGTGATGGGAGTCCTCGGGCCGGGGCAGCTCGCGCAGAGCACCGCACCCCTCGCCGAGGCGGTCGGCCGCACGCCGTGGGCGCAGGTGCTCGTCAGGATAGGGGCGGTGCTCGCTTGCCTCGGTGCACTGCTCGGCCTGGCAGCCGGGCTCGGACGGACGATGTTCGCAATGGCGCGAGACTCCCGGCATTTCGGCTTCCTCGCTCACGTCGGTGAGCGGTTCCGGACCCCGGCGCGCGCCGAGTTCCTCGTCTGCGCGGCCGCGATCGTCCTCGTGCTCCTCGGCGACATCCGGCAGGCGATCGGCTTCTCGTCGTTCGGCGTCCTCGTGTACTACTCGATCACCAACATCACGGCGTTCACCCAGACCGGGGAGCACCGCCGCTACCCGCGTGCCCTCCAGGTGCTCGGCACTCTCCTCTGCCTGCTCCTCGCGTTCACCGTCTCCGGCCGGGCGGTGCTCGTCGGAGCCATGCTGTTCGTCATCATCACGGTGGTCGTCCTCGTCCTCCGCAGCCGGTCGCGCGAGGACTGA
- a CDS encoding MFS transporter, translated as MSDFEGYRHGDPMTRRIEVGLLMAGLATFTLLYNTQAILPYFTRDYSIGPAVAALSVSFATAGLGLGLLVAVPISERIGRVRLIRWSLTLASLLGVVVALVDDWNLFLLTRFVMGFVLAGLPATAAVYLKEEIHRSYATTATGIYIFGTTLGGLSGRIVSTGIIDVLDRFGLTERMPLSPSHMALLGTAVLAIGCAIACWFLLPESRRFVAHRDRPATLVRKFGRAFRDPVLLGLYITGGLGMGTFVGAFNVLGFRLEAESYLLSIGAIGLLYLIYPVAGYASVIAGRAADRYSLRAVLPFGSLVALVGIAIMAARPLVLVVSGMAVLAMGFFVMHSLASAWVASRSTATVGVPAQAASMYMLFYYAGSSINGNLAPLAWEAQGWWGVTVLIGVMMAAAFVIALLLRRSRPALT; from the coding sequence ATGAGCGACTTCGAGGGCTACCGGCACGGTGACCCGATGACGCGGCGGATCGAGGTCGGCCTGCTCATGGCCGGACTCGCGACATTCACCCTGCTCTACAACACTCAAGCCATCCTGCCGTATTTCACCCGCGACTACAGCATCGGTCCCGCGGTCGCTGCGCTCTCGGTGTCGTTCGCCACCGCCGGGCTGGGGCTCGGGCTGCTCGTCGCGGTGCCGATCTCCGAGCGGATCGGGCGGGTCCGCCTCATCCGCTGGTCGCTCACCCTCGCTTCGCTCCTCGGGGTGGTCGTCGCCCTCGTCGACGACTGGAACCTCTTCCTCCTCACCCGGTTCGTCATGGGGTTCGTGCTCGCCGGTCTGCCGGCGACCGCGGCCGTCTACCTCAAGGAGGAGATCCACCGGTCGTACGCGACGACCGCGACGGGGATCTACATCTTCGGCACCACCCTGGGCGGGCTCTCGGGGCGGATCGTGTCGACCGGCATCATCGACGTGCTCGACCGGTTCGGGCTGACCGAGCGGATGCCGCTCTCGCCCTCGCACATGGCGCTGCTCGGCACTGCGGTGCTCGCGATCGGGTGTGCGATCGCGTGCTGGTTCCTCCTGCCGGAGTCGCGCCGCTTCGTCGCCCACCGCGACCGTCCGGCGACCCTCGTGCGGAAGTTCGGCCGGGCGTTCCGCGACCCGGTGCTCCTGGGCCTCTACATCACCGGCGGGCTCGGGATGGGGACGTTCGTCGGGGCCTTCAACGTGCTCGGGTTCCGGCTCGAGGCCGAGTCGTACCTGCTGAGCATCGGCGCGATCGGCCTCCTCTACCTCATCTATCCGGTGGCCGGCTATGCGAGCGTGATCGCCGGCCGCGCCGCCGACCGCTACTCCCTGCGCGCCGTGCTGCCGTTCGGCTCGCTCGTCGCCCTCGTCGGCATTGCGATCATGGCTGCCCGGCCGCTCGTCCTCGTCGTGTCCGGGATGGCGGTCCTCGCGATGGGCTTCTTCGTCATGCACTCGCTCGCCTCGGCGTGGGTGGCGTCCCGGTCGACCGCGACGGTGGGGGTGCCCGCGCAAGCCGCGTCGATGTACATGCTCTTCTACTACGCGGGCTCGTCGATCAACGGCAATCTCGCCCCGCTCGCCTGGGAGGCGCAGGGCTGGTGGGGCGTCACCGTGCTCATCGGCGTGATGATGGCCGCGGCGTTCGTCATCGCCCTGCTGCTCCGCCGCTCCCGCCCCGCTCTCACCTGA
- a CDS encoding M3 family metallopeptidase — MQTEQRGAANPVWEFVSEPTDLVLPDFSAFTPDHLRDACRRAIEFQEERIALIRSAPEDPTFASTTLRVGEAGHPLFRLEALVDVIEANLLTPEFSEVVAEVSQLILRARLHVLLDGSLFARLERVPTAGLDPVDRRLHELRIRDAVRAGARLDLDSRSRAGALSAEIESLTSAFTRVLRQESADRALHVTDPTALSGLDEAALAAAEREAEERGVDGWVIPLVNTVQQPALEALTDPDTRSALLARSLARGTERGPGDLRGLVTEITALRAALAGLLGYRSYADYSIDAQTAQSPDTAGGLLSALLEPARERCEQELALIRERFSPDRLDAADVAHWMHRLAEDETGLDAEAVAAYFEFDRVLDDGVFHAATALYGVDFSERRDMPGWHPDVRVFEAFEDGRVIGLVCIDPFARPGKGGGAWMSQLVSQDGRTGEKPIITLSTNFTQAAPGRPQLLSPDETITLFHEFGHVLHGLFSDSTYPSLSGTAVPRDFVEFPSQLNEMWAFHPQVLPNYAVHVRTGEPLPVEDADRLRRARTLGQGFRTVEYLAAALLDLGWHSLDPGDQVTDVLAFEAEVLAATGLDSLVPPRYRTTYFAHIFGNGYAAGYYSYLWSEVFAAHAAEWFEAQGGLDFEAGSAFRREILAPGNAVHPMTAIIDFFGGVPPIDALLRRRGLDAAESGADAAAESTSAAEAGAVPEVDTSGAGSPDDEDAERVAPDPRGD, encoded by the coding sequence GTGCAGACCGAACAGCGTGGAGCAGCCAACCCCGTCTGGGAGTTCGTGTCGGAGCCCACCGATCTCGTCCTCCCGGACTTCTCCGCCTTCACCCCCGACCACCTGCGCGACGCCTGCCGCCGGGCGATCGAGTTCCAGGAGGAGCGGATCGCCCTCATCCGCTCCGCACCCGAGGACCCGACCTTCGCCTCGACGACCCTGCGGGTGGGCGAGGCCGGACACCCGCTGTTCCGGCTCGAGGCGCTCGTCGACGTCATCGAGGCGAACCTCCTCACCCCGGAGTTCAGCGAGGTCGTCGCCGAGGTCTCCCAGCTCATCCTCCGCGCCCGGCTCCACGTGCTCCTCGACGGCAGCCTGTTCGCCCGCCTCGAGCGCGTCCCGACCGCCGGGCTCGACCCGGTCGACCGGCGCCTCCACGAGCTCCGGATCCGCGATGCCGTGCGGGCGGGAGCCCGCCTCGACCTCGACTCGCGCTCCCGCGCCGGGGCGCTCAGCGCGGAGATCGAATCGCTGACCAGCGCGTTCACCCGCGTCCTCCGGCAGGAGTCCGCCGACCGCGCGCTCCACGTCACCGATCCGACGGCGCTCTCCGGCCTCGACGAGGCGGCGCTCGCCGCAGCCGAGCGCGAGGCGGAGGAGCGCGGCGTCGACGGCTGGGTGATCCCCCTCGTCAACACCGTCCAGCAGCCGGCGCTCGAAGCGCTCACCGATCCGGACACCCGGAGCGCGCTGCTCGCCCGCTCGCTCGCCCGCGGCACCGAGCGCGGCCCGGGCGACCTGCGCGGACTCGTCACCGAGATCACCGCGCTCCGCGCCGCCCTCGCCGGCCTCCTCGGGTACCGCTCGTATGCGGACTACTCGATCGATGCGCAGACGGCCCAGAGCCCCGACACCGCCGGCGGGCTGCTCTCGGCGCTGCTCGAGCCCGCCCGCGAGCGCTGCGAGCAGGAGCTCGCGCTCATCCGCGAGCGCTTCTCCCCGGACCGCCTCGATGCGGCGGACGTCGCCCACTGGATGCACCGCCTCGCCGAGGACGAGACGGGCCTCGACGCGGAGGCCGTCGCCGCCTACTTCGAGTTCGACCGGGTGCTCGACGACGGGGTCTTCCACGCCGCCACCGCCCTCTACGGCGTCGACTTCTCCGAGCGCCGCGACATGCCCGGCTGGCATCCCGACGTTCGGGTGTTCGAGGCGTTCGAGGACGGTCGGGTCATCGGCCTCGTGTGCATCGATCCCTTCGCGCGGCCCGGCAAGGGCGGCGGAGCGTGGATGTCCCAGCTCGTGAGCCAGGACGGTCGCACCGGTGAGAAGCCGATCATCACCCTGAGCACGAACTTCACCCAGGCCGCACCCGGGCGGCCGCAGCTGCTGAGCCCCGACGAGACGATCACCCTGTTCCACGAGTTCGGCCACGTCCTCCACGGACTGTTCTCGGACTCGACCTACCCCTCGCTGTCGGGCACCGCCGTCCCCCGCGACTTCGTCGAGTTCCCCTCCCAGCTCAACGAGATGTGGGCGTTCCATCCGCAGGTGCTGCCGAACTACGCCGTCCACGTGCGCACCGGGGAGCCGCTGCCGGTCGAGGACGCGGACCGGCTGCGTCGCGCCCGCACGCTCGGCCAGGGGTTCCGCACCGTGGAGTACCTCGCGGCCGCGCTGCTCGATCTCGGCTGGCACTCGCTCGACCCGGGCGACCAGGTCACCGATGTGCTCGCCTTCGAGGCCGAGGTGCTCGCCGCCACCGGCCTCGACTCGCTCGTCCCGCCGCGCTACCGCACCACGTACTTCGCCCACATCTTCGGCAACGGTTACGCCGCCGGCTACTACTCCTACCTGTGGTCGGAGGTGTTCGCCGCCCACGCCGCGGAGTGGTTCGAGGCGCAGGGAGGGCTCGACTTCGAGGCCGGCTCCGCGTTCCGCCGGGAGATCCTGGCACCGGGCAACGCGGTGCACCCGATGACGGCGATCATCGACTTCTTCGGCGGCGTCCCGCCGATCGACGCCCTGCTGCGCCGGCGCGGGCTCGACGCGGCGGAGTCCGGCGCGGATGCGGCGGCGGAGAGCACCTCGGCCGCGGAGGCCGGCGCCGTGCCCGAGGTCGACACGAGCGGCGCCGGTTCGCCCGACGACGAGGACGCCGAGCGCGTCGCCCCCGACCCCCGAGGAGACTGA
- a CDS encoding YbaK/EbsC family protein, which translates to MHARTEAVIRDLRARGIDSEVRDLDTGAHTAQEAADHLGVELGAIANSLVFAADDEPILIMTSGAHRVDTDHTARALGYTRIGRAKPEMVKAATGQIIGGVAPCGHPAPLTTFVDTALRGHPVIWAAGGTPDTMVPLTFDELLAVTEGREISVAPD; encoded by the coding sequence ATGCACGCACGCACCGAAGCCGTCATCCGCGACCTGCGGGCCCGCGGCATCGATTCCGAGGTCCGCGACCTCGACACCGGCGCCCACACCGCGCAGGAGGCCGCCGACCACCTCGGCGTCGAGCTCGGCGCGATCGCGAACAGCCTCGTGTTCGCGGCCGACGACGAGCCGATCCTCATCATGACCTCCGGCGCGCACCGCGTCGACACCGACCACACCGCCCGGGCGCTCGGCTACACGCGGATCGGGCGGGCGAAGCCGGAGATGGTCAAGGCGGCGACCGGCCAGATCATCGGCGGGGTCGCCCCGTGCGGGCACCCGGCCCCGCTCACCACGTTCGTCGACACCGCGCTGCGCGGGCATCCGGTAATCTGGGCCGCCGGCGGGACCCCCGACACCATGGTCCCGCTGACGTTCGACGAACTGCTCGCCGTCACCGAAGGAAGAGAGATCTCCGTTGCACCCGACTGA
- a CDS encoding queuosine precursor transporter produces the protein MLLISNIAATKVIGFGPIVTDGGAFLFPIAYILGDVLSEVYGFRAARKAVITGFAMQILATGVFFLVQVSPAGPGYENQEAFEAVIGFYPRIVLASLAGYVVGQLLNSFVLVRIKRAMGEKHLWVRLLTSTGVGEAADTVIFCTVAFLGVIPGTDFLGYVLFGFVYKVAVEVLLMPVTYQVIRMIKAREESYSVETDRLRQETAARI, from the coding sequence GTGCTCCTCATCTCCAACATCGCCGCCACGAAGGTCATCGGGTTCGGCCCGATCGTCACCGACGGCGGCGCCTTCCTCTTCCCGATCGCCTACATCCTCGGCGACGTGCTCAGCGAGGTGTACGGCTTCCGGGCCGCGCGCAAGGCCGTGATCACCGGCTTCGCGATGCAGATCCTCGCCACGGGCGTGTTCTTCCTCGTCCAGGTCTCCCCGGCCGGGCCGGGCTACGAGAACCAGGAGGCGTTCGAGGCCGTCATCGGGTTCTACCCGCGGATCGTGCTCGCCTCGCTCGCCGGCTACGTCGTCGGGCAGCTCCTCAACTCCTTCGTGCTCGTGCGGATCAAGCGCGCGATGGGCGAGAAGCACCTGTGGGTGCGGCTACTGACCTCGACCGGGGTGGGCGAGGCCGCGGACACCGTGATCTTCTGCACGGTCGCGTTCCTCGGGGTCATCCCCGGCACCGATTTCCTCGGCTACGTGCTGTTCGGATTCGTCTACAAGGTCGCCGTCGAGGTGCTCCTCATGCCGGTGACGTACCAGGTCATCCGCATGATCAAGGCGCGCGAGGAGAGCTACTCGGTCGAGACCGACCGGCTCCGCCAGGAGACCGCCGCGCGCATCTGA
- the tgt gene encoding tRNA guanosine(34) transglycosylase Tgt produces MNDRSRFGFAVEARMESGGRAGLIRTPHGDIPTPAFVPVGTKATVKAVKPDDVAALGAHAVLANAYHLYLQPGPDLIDEAGGLGAFMGWPGPTFTDSGGFQVMSLGSGFKKVLSEEFSGARSDQAVAAGKERMANVDDDGVTFKSHLDGSRHRFTAEVSMQVQHRLGADIIFAFDELTTLVNTRGYQEEALERTRLWALRCIAEHERLTAERSHRPYQALFGVIQGAQYEDLRRKAARDLGAMDFDGFGIGGALEKDRLGTIVGWVSEELPEDRPRHLLGISEPDDLFTAIAAGADTFDCVSPSRVARNAAVYSRDGRYNLTGAKYRRDFSPLDPECACSTCATFSRAYLRHLYKAKEMLFSTLVTIHNEHFIVDLVADIRQAILDGRFHELEAEVLGRYYAKRG; encoded by the coding sequence GTGAATGACCGCTCCCGGTTCGGGTTCGCGGTCGAGGCGCGGATGGAGTCGGGCGGACGCGCCGGGCTGATCCGCACCCCTCACGGCGACATCCCGACCCCCGCCTTCGTCCCGGTGGGCACCAAGGCCACCGTCAAGGCCGTCAAGCCCGACGACGTCGCCGCGCTCGGCGCGCACGCGGTGCTCGCCAACGCCTACCACCTCTACCTGCAGCCCGGCCCGGACCTCATCGACGAAGCGGGCGGGCTCGGCGCATTCATGGGCTGGCCGGGCCCCACCTTCACCGACTCCGGCGGCTTCCAGGTGATGAGCCTGGGCTCGGGATTCAAGAAGGTCCTGTCCGAGGAGTTCTCCGGCGCCCGCAGCGACCAGGCGGTGGCGGCGGGCAAGGAGCGGATGGCGAACGTCGACGACGACGGGGTGACCTTCAAGTCGCACCTCGACGGCAGCCGCCACCGGTTCACCGCCGAGGTCTCCATGCAGGTCCAGCACCGGTTGGGCGCGGACATCATCTTCGCCTTCGACGAGCTCACCACCCTCGTCAACACCCGCGGCTACCAGGAGGAGGCGCTCGAGCGCACCCGGCTGTGGGCGCTGCGCTGCATCGCCGAGCACGAGCGGCTCACCGCCGAGCGCTCCCACCGCCCCTACCAGGCGCTGTTCGGCGTGATCCAGGGCGCGCAGTACGAGGACCTGCGCCGCAAGGCCGCCCGGGACCTCGGCGCGATGGACTTCGACGGGTTCGGGATCGGCGGGGCGCTCGAGAAGGACCGGCTCGGGACGATCGTCGGCTGGGTGTCCGAGGAGCTGCCCGAGGACCGGCCCCGGCACCTGCTCGGGATCTCCGAGCCCGACGACCTGTTCACCGCGATCGCCGCCGGCGCGGACACCTTCGACTGCGTCTCGCCCTCCCGGGTGGCCCGGAACGCCGCGGTGTACTCGCGCGACGGCCGCTACAACCTCACCGGGGCGAAGTACCGGCGCGACTTCTCCCCGCTCGACCCCGAATGCGCGTGCAGCACGTGCGCGACCTTCTCCCGCGCCTACCTGCGCCACCTCTACAAGGCCAAGGAGATGCTGTTCTCCACGCTCGTGACGATCCACAACGAGCACTTCATCGTCGATCTCGTCGCGGACATCCGGCAGGCGATCCTCGACGGCCGGTTCCACGAGCTCGAGGCCGAGGTGCTCGGCCGTTACTACGCGAAGCGGGGCTGA
- a CDS encoding IS5 family transposase (programmed frameshift): protein MSDRDVITDEVWALIGPCFPAPKATGRPPMDRRLVAEAVAWKFRTGSPWRDVPGRFGNWNTIYRHFDRWAKTGVWACALERAQQAADAQGELDWVCSIDSTIVRAHQHAATLPRHTGGPSNYKNLGPEPGDHAIGRSRGGLTCKIHAVSDGKGRLLAFVLTGGQAADTSLLPEVLDQIRVPRPGPGRPRTRPDRVLADKGYPSRANRAWLAERGIKATIPDRQDQAAHRRRRGSAGGRPPAFDPEVYRGRNVIERCFAKLKQWRGIAMRTCKTARSYAAAISLAATLHWLTSKV, encoded by the exons ATGAGCGATCGAGATGTGATCACGGACGAGGTGTGGGCGCTGATCGGGCCGTGCTTCCCCGCGCCGAAGGCGACGGGTCGGCCGCCGATGGATCGGCGGCTGGTCGCGGAAGCGGTCGCGTGGAAGTTCCGGACCGGGTCGCCGTGGCGGGACGTGCCGGGGCGGTTCGGGAACTGGAACACGATCTACCGCCACTTCGACCGGTGGGCCAAGACCGGCGTGTGGGCGTGCGCGCTCGAGCGCGCCCAGCAGGCCGCCGACGCGCAGGGCGAGCTGGACTGGGTGTGCTCGATCGACTCGACGATCGTGCGCGCCCACCAGCACGCCGCGACCCTTCCCCGCCACACA GGGGGCCCATCGAACTACAAGAATCTCGGGCCTGAGCCGGGCGACCACGCGATCGGCCGCTCCCGAGGCGGCCTGACCTGCAAGATCCACGCCGTCTCGGACGGGAAGGGCCGCCTGCTCGCCTTCGTCCTCACCGGCGGCCAGGCCGCCGACACGAGCCTGCTCCCCGAGGTCCTGGACCAGATCCGGGTCCCCAGGCCAGGCCCTGGCCGGCCCCGCACCCGCCCGGACAGGGTCCTCGCGGACAAGGGGTATCCCTCCCGCGCGAACCGGGCCTGGCTCGCCGAGCGCGGCATCAAGGCCACCATCCCCGACCGGCAAGACCAGGCCGCGCACCGGCGCCGACGCGGCTCAGCCGGCGGACGCCCGCCCGCTTTCGACCCCGAGGTCTACCGTGGACGCAACGTGATCGAGCGGTGCTTCGCCAAGCTCAAGCAATGGCGCGGCATCGCGATGCGCACCTGCAAGACCGCCCGCAGCTACGCCGCGGCCATCTCGCTCGCCGCGACCCTCCACTGGCTGACCAGCAAAGTTTGA
- a CDS encoding AAA family ATPase, with protein MSQRFIVTKEHRRFTEFADAVRRGHTIGLCFGSAGVGKTLSARRYAHYEKAHDLLTYWGPRSDNDAKIYAALNRSRTVLYTPSVLTTPRTLKDELTQAITRTNMCIEQHLVPPGTATPEAWGWRHGRNYVELIIVDEAERLRPAALELLRDRYDRDDIALILIGMPGLEKQFSHYPQFYSRVGFAHQYRPLGQDELLFVLERHWRSLGKTLDPDDFTDAQAIAAIARITRGNFRLLERLFPQIQRVLKINELDTITNDVIEAAQSTLVIGVT; from the coding sequence GTGAGCCAGCGCTTCATCGTCACCAAGGAGCACCGCCGCTTCACCGAGTTCGCCGACGCCGTGCGCCGCGGGCACACCATCGGTTTGTGCTTCGGATCAGCCGGCGTAGGAAAGACACTCTCCGCGCGCCGCTACGCACACTACGAGAAGGCTCATGACCTGCTGACCTACTGGGGGCCGCGCTCCGACAACGACGCCAAGATCTACGCCGCCTTGAACCGGAGCCGCACCGTGCTCTACACCCCCAGCGTGCTGACCACCCCGCGGACCCTGAAGGACGAGCTGACCCAAGCCATCACCCGCACCAACATGTGCATCGAGCAGCACCTCGTACCTCCCGGCACGGCCACTCCCGAGGCCTGGGGATGGCGACACGGCAGGAACTACGTGGAGCTGATCATCGTCGACGAGGCCGAACGACTGCGTCCCGCCGCTCTGGAACTGCTGCGCGATCGCTACGACCGCGACGACATCGCCCTGATCCTGATCGGCATGCCCGGCCTGGAGAAGCAGTTCAGCCACTACCCCCAGTTCTACAGCCGAGTCGGCTTCGCCCACCAGTACCGGCCCCTGGGACAAGACGAACTGCTGTTCGTCCTCGAGCGACACTGGCGATCCCTCGGCAAGACCCTCGACCCCGACGACTTCACCGACGCCCAAGCCATCGCAGCCATCGCACGGATCACCCGCGGCAACTTCCGGCTCCTCGAACGCCTCTTCCCCCAGATCCAGCGGGTCCTGAAGATCAACGAACTCGACACCATCACCAACGACGTCATCGAAGCCGCACAGAGCACCCTGGTCATCGGTGTCACCTGA